CTCCGGTTCGCCGAAAATACGGATGTGGGTGCCTTCGGAGCAGGTGGCCGTGATGGTCTGCTTGGCAGAATAAACGATATCGGGGAGGGGGTCGATATGGCAATCGATTTTAGACCTTAATTCCTTCTGCTTTTCGGAAATTTCCTTGTTAGCCTTTTCCGCGGCCTTGCGGATAGCGTCTGCAGAAAGGGTGGTGTCGGTTAAAACGGAGTCAAGAGCCTTGAAGAGTTCGTTGTTTCCGGAAGATTCCAGGTCGATGATGATAGGATTGTCTTTGCAGAGAATAATTGTCTGGCCGCCGGTGATGGCTTGGGTCGTTTTTGTCGTACTGATTTCAAAGCTCAGGTTACCTGTTGAAAGAGAGGCGATTTCGCATTTACTGACTTTGCCGACAAATCCGTCTGTACCGCGGATAGCAGCGGTGGCGATACCGGTCTTGAACTTGAATTTGCTCTTGCCGTTTGCCTGCTTCTGCACATCGAACTTCATGCTGCCGCGCTTGACTTCGGTAATGAAGTTGTTTTCGCCGTCTTCAAACGAGAGTTCCGTAATCGCGACAACGGTGTTTTCTTGAACGTTGAACGAACTTCCGTCGGGGAGCGCGATAATCACTTCGGATTCCAGAAGGGTCTCGATATCGTCGCCTTTTTTGACGGTTTTAGCTTTTTTGAGCTTATTCTTTTCTGGATCGGAACTTTTGATGACCTGTACGTTGCCACTGCGGTGCAGGAATACTTCACCTACGGCGTAGTGGACCTTGCCGGATTGAGCCTTTGCGGCGAAAGAAACCCCGACAAGGAGTACTAGAAGGGTAGCTAAAAGCCTAAAAGAGCGATAAAAAGACATAAAGCCTCGCTTTATAGTTACATTCGTTCGTAAATATATGTATTTTTTTACAGTCCCGATCAGAAATGTATACTCGGGGTAACAAAACTGTGACTTTTTTCAAAGTTTTTTGGAAGAAGGTCAAAACCTATAACTACAGGACTAAATATGGAAGTTGAAGAACTGACCGTTGCCTATAGCGATGAAGATACCGGTGAAGAAGTCATCAAGGAAATCGGCAAGGAAATCCTCTCGAAGGGGGCATGGCCGACCGTGATGTTCTTTTACCAGGAACGTGACCCGAAGTCCGGTGAATTTACCGAACCCAAGGTGTCGTTGCGCCGCTACCGCAAGATGGCGGGCAATTTCAAGCCCCAGGGCAAGTTCAAGATTACGGGCAAGGCCCAGGCTGAAGCTATCATTGACGTCCTCAAGAAGTGGTATAACATTTAATGCCTGACCCTGCTAGTCGAAAGAAGAAGTATAATATCGAGTTCCTTTGCGAGGGGGACATCGAGGCTTTTCCGTATAAGGACAAGTTCGAAAAGATGGCTCGCAAGCTCCTTGCCGAAGAAGGCAAGGAAAAAGACGTGAATATCGTGCTCTGCACCGACGAGTTCGTGCGCACCATGAACCGCGACTACCGCGGTCTCGACAAGGTGACGGACGTTCTTTCCTTTGAATGGAAGAACGAGCTCGGTGTCGAAATTCCTGAAGACGAGGCCATGCTCGGCGAAATCTATATCGCCCGCGAGCAGGTGCGCCGCCAGGCTCCCGAATACGGCAACACGTTCTACGCCGAAATGAAACGCGTGATTGTACACGGGCTGTTGCACCTTTCGGGCTACGACCACATCAAGGCCGCCGACCGCAAGGTCATGCGCAAGCGCGAATGCGAATTCCTGGGACTTGACCCGTACAAGGAAGGTGCCTAATGGAATCTTCTGAAAGTTACGCTGTCGCGTTCCTGGTCGTTTTTGTTCTGACATCGTTCTCGTTTTCGCTGATCAAGGCCGCTTTTAGCGCCATTTATGCCAAGCGCGATGCCCGTGACCGTGAAGGCCGCGAAGAGGTAGTTGCCTCGTTGGTGGAACTGCCGGGCTTTAACGAAACGATTTCGATCGGTCGCATCTTCTGTAACGTGGGTGCGGGCGTTTTGGGCTTTTACCTGTTCCAGATGATTCCTTGGAACTGGGTGCAAGATTACTGGTTCCTGGCTTTTGCCGCTTACCTGGTGGTCGCATGCATCGGCATTTACACGATTACGGTGTTCTTGGCAAACCTGCTCGGGAACTTGAAGCCGGACACTTTCGCTGTCGTGCTGATTCCGCTGTTCAAGTTCATTCGACTCCCGTTTGCACTGCCGGCAAAGATTTGCCACTTGCTGTTCGTCAAGATTCTGAAGGGCTTGGGCTACGATTCCAAGCTGAGCTTCTTGCCCGAAGAACGCCGCGACGCCGTGCAGGCGCAGGCCGACTTGAACGACGAAGAAGATTCCGATGGTGAAGGCCTGGAACAAGAAGAACGCCAGATGATTCTGAACATCTTCGACTTCGTGGAAACCCCGGTGCGTGAAATCATGACGCCGCGTGTGGATATGTGCGCGGTCGAAGTCGGCACTCCCCTCGAAGAACTGGTGAAGGTCTTGAATACCGAACGCCATTCCCGTTTGCCGGTGTACAAGGAAACTGTCGATAACATCGTGGGTATCCTTTCGAATCGCGACTTCTTGGAATGGTATACTGAACACCGCGACGAACCCTTTGATATCATGAAGCTCGTGATGCCACCGGTATTCGTGCCGTATCACAAGAAGATTGACGACATGCTCACCGAACTTCGCAAGACGGGTAACCAGCTCGCTATCGTAGTCGATGAATATGGCGGAACCGCTGGCCTTGTCACGCTTGAAGATATTCTCGAAGAAATCGTGGGCGAAATCAAGGACGAAGACGACGTGGACGAAGATGAAGATGTGCAGCGCCTCAAGGACGGGCGATTCATCCTCGATCCGGTTATTACGCTTTCCGATTTGGAATACAAGCTTGGCGTAGAACTCGAAGCTCCCGAAAATTCCCACGTGGAAACGCTTTCGGGCCTGATTCAGGCGACGCTTGGCATTATTCCGTCACCGGGTGCAGAAGTCACCATCAAGGGCTACACCTTCCGCGTGCTCAAGATGGACGGTACCCGTATGGAAAAGGTGCTCATGATCCAGCCTGGCAAGGGCAAGACCAAGAACGTCAAGGCCGTGCCCCGTACACAGGCGTTCAAGGTGGTTTAGTACTGAGTCATGGGTTCGGGGCAAACCCGTTAGAGATTAAAAAGGCGAATCTGTAAAAGATCCGCCTTTTCTGTTGTCATGTTGTCACACTGATTCGAAATGCCTAACGGCATTTCTGATAAAAATCCAATCCGTGTGGTAGTCAAGTATGATTGTCCCGTTGTCGGGGAAGGCTGCTTTACAGCTCCTCAACTGCTTCGGCGCGGAGGTTCTGCACGATGTGGTCTTGACGCTGCGGCGTGTTGTTGCCCATGTAGTAGGCGAGCATCTTGCCGAAGGAGGCATCGGGCGGAAGCACCACCGTTTCAAGGCGCATGTCTTCGCCGATGAACTGGCCGAATTCTTCCGGGGAAATTTCGCCGAGACCTTTGAATCGAGTGATTTCGAGACCGGTCTTGCCGATTTCCTTGGCGGCTCTGTCGCGTTCCGTTTCGTCGTAGCAGTACTTGGTCACCTGCTTGTTACGCACGCGGAAAAGCGGCGTCTGCAGAATGAACAGGTGCTTTTGTTCCACGAGTTCGGGGAAGAATTGCAAGAAGAAGGTCATCAAAAGCAGACGAATGTGCATGCCGTCCACATCAGCATCGGTCGCGATAATCACCTTGTCGTAGCGGAGGTTCTCGAGACCGTTTTCGATATCGAGAGCGTGCTGCAGCAGGTTGAATTCTTCGTTTTCGTACACGACCTTCTTGGTCAT
Above is a genomic segment from Fibrobacter sp. UWB5 containing:
- a CDS encoding hemolysin family protein, with product MESSESYAVAFLVVFVLTSFSFSLIKAAFSAIYAKRDARDREGREEVVASLVELPGFNETISIGRIFCNVGAGVLGFYLFQMIPWNWVQDYWFLAFAAYLVVACIGIYTITVFLANLLGNLKPDTFAVVLIPLFKFIRLPFALPAKICHLLFVKILKGLGYDSKLSFLPEERRDAVQAQADLNDEEDSDGEGLEQEERQMILNIFDFVETPVREIMTPRVDMCAVEVGTPLEELVKVLNTERHSRLPVYKETVDNIVGILSNRDFLEWYTEHRDEPFDIMKLVMPPVFVPYHKKIDDMLTELRKTGNQLAIVVDEYGGTAGLVTLEDILEEIVGEIKDEDDVDEDEDVQRLKDGRFILDPVITLSDLEYKLGVELEAPENSHVETLSGLIQATLGIIPSPGAEVTIKGYTFRVLKMDGTRMEKVLMIQPGKGKTKNVKAVPRTQAFKVV
- the ybeY gene encoding rRNA maturation RNase YbeY: MPDPASRKKKYNIEFLCEGDIEAFPYKDKFEKMARKLLAEEGKEKDVNIVLCTDEFVRTMNRDYRGLDKVTDVLSFEWKNELGVEIPEDEAMLGEIYIAREQVRRQAPEYGNTFYAEMKRVIVHGLLHLSGYDHIKAADRKVMRKRECEFLGLDPYKEGA